The sequence below is a genomic window from Draconibacterium halophilum.
CGGGATCTCATTTTTCACTTTTCAGTCAATGACATACACCATTGATGTTTACCGAAAAGTGCATGCACCACTTAAAAACATTGCCGATTACTTCCTGTATATTTTGATGTTTCCTCAGTTGATTGCCGGTCCGATTGTTCGCTTTAATACGGTTGCCGACGATATTATTGACCGACGAAAAAATGAATCAATCAACGAGAAGCTACACGGAATGTACCGTTTTGTAATTGGCTTATCAAAAAAAATGCTGATTGCAAATGTATTGGGCGAGCAGGTTGATGCGATTTATTCACTCCCCCACTCCGAGGTTACCACCACTTTAGCCTGGTTGGCGGCACTCGCCTACTCGTTTCAAATTTATTTCGATTTTAGTGGCTACTCCGATATGGCTATCGGGTTGGGACGTATTTTTGGATTCAAGTTTCCCGAGAATTTCAATAACCCTTATATATCGCAAAACATAACCGAATTCTGGCGCCGTTGGCATATCACGCTTAGCGACTGGATGCGCGATTATTTGTACATTCCACTTGGCGGAAACAGGGTAGAAACCAAAATGCGTTTATACGTGAATTTAATTACCGTATTTTTAATTTCCGGCTTGTGGCACGGAGCTTCGTGGAACTTTGTGATTTGGGGAGCCTGGCATGGCAGTTTTCTTATCCTCGATCGCGTTTTTCTAATAAAGCTTTTTAAAGGAATAGGAAAACTGCCACGCGTACTCTTCACCTATTTAGTAGTAATAATTGGCTGGGTAATATTTCGTGTCGAAAACATACCTGACATTCGTTTTTACTTTGGAAAAATGTTCTCGGCTGATCAGTCTGCAGCAGATTATAACATTTCGACTGAATCGAAATACATCATGATTCTGGCAGCATTGTTCTCCATTATTACGCTTTTCAATTTCGGAAAACGTCTACAGACATTTGTATTTTACACCCAGTATAAACGTTCAATACATATCGTAGCCAGTGCAATTCTGTTGGCCTTGCTTGTTATTAATCTGAGTGCTGTTACCTCATCCGACTTTAACCCGTTTATTTACTTTAGGTTTTAATCATGAAGAATCAGAAAACAAAA
It includes:
- a CDS encoding MBOAT family O-acyltransferase translates to MLFSSILFLCIFLPLVLIAYHTVGHKFKNYVLLVSSLVFYAWGAPKFVFLLLVSLTINFYVVRQIHRDAKHRQLYLWTSVLINIGLLAYFKYANFFIENVNALLEAAGQHSVQWTSVALPIGISFFTFQSMTYTIDVYRKVHAPLKNIADYFLYILMFPQLIAGPIVRFNTVADDIIDRRKNESINEKLHGMYRFVIGLSKKMLIANVLGEQVDAIYSLPHSEVTTTLAWLAALAYSFQIYFDFSGYSDMAIGLGRIFGFKFPENFNNPYISQNITEFWRRWHITLSDWMRDYLYIPLGGNRVETKMRLYVNLITVFLISGLWHGASWNFVIWGAWHGSFLILDRVFLIKLFKGIGKLPRVLFTYLVVIIGWVIFRVENIPDIRFYFGKMFSADQSAADYNISTESKYIMILAALFSIITLFNFGKRLQTFVFYTQYKRSIHIVASAILLALLVINLSAVTSSDFNPFIYFRF